In a single window of the Phocoena phocoena chromosome 14, mPhoPho1.1, whole genome shotgun sequence genome:
- the TIA1 gene encoding cytotoxic granule associated RNA binding protein TIA1 isoform X7, translated as MEDEMPKTLYVGNLSRDVTEALILQLFSQIGPCKNCKMIMDVRTAGNDPYCFVEFYEHRHAAAALAAMNGRKIMGKEVKVNWATTPSSQKKDTSSSTVVSTQRSQVLVHLHMDSHKLNGVMSGQPKLLAFEKTVKYFNIKLLQCKIISMSLLVISVQKLQLKI; from the exons ATGGAGGACGAAATGCCTAAGACTCT atATGTCGGTAACCTTTCCCGAGATGTGACAGAAGCTTTAATTCTCCAGCTCTTTAGCCAGATTGGACCTTGTAAAAACTGCAAAATGATTATGGATGTAAGG ACAGCTGGAAATGATCCATATTGTTTTGTGGAGTTTTATGAGCATCGTCATGCAGCTGCAGCACTAGCTGCTATGAATGGGCGGAAGATAATGGGTAAG gaaGTCAAAGTGAATTGGGCAACAACCCCCAGCAGTCAAAAGAAAGATACAAGCA GTAGTACCGTTGTCAGCACACAGCGTTCACAAG TCTTAGTTCACTTGCACATGGATTCACATAAACTGAATGGTGTAATGTCTGGGCAACCAAAACTGTTGGCTTTTGAGAAAACTGTCAAATACTTTAACATCAAACTGTTGCAATGCAAG ATCATTTCCATGTCTTTGTTGGTGATCTCAGTCCAGAAATTACAACTGAAGATATAA
- the TIA1 gene encoding cytotoxic granule associated RNA binding protein TIA1 isoform X8: protein MEDEMPKTLYVGNLSRDVTEALILQLFSQIGPCKNCKMIMDTAGNDPYCFVEFYEHRHAAAALAAMNGRKIMGKEVKVNWATTPSSQKKDTSSSTVVSTQRSQDHFHVFVGDLSPEITTEDIKAAFAPFGRISVSLKNGQNCPG, encoded by the exons ATGGAGGACGAAATGCCTAAGACTCT atATGTCGGTAACCTTTCCCGAGATGTGACAGAAGCTTTAATTCTCCAGCTCTTTAGCCAGATTGGACCTTGTAAAAACTGCAAAATGATTATGGAT ACAGCTGGAAATGATCCATATTGTTTTGTGGAGTTTTATGAGCATCGTCATGCAGCTGCAGCACTAGCTGCTATGAATGGGCGGAAGATAATGGGTAAG gaaGTCAAAGTGAATTGGGCAACAACCCCCAGCAGTCAAAAGAAAGATACAAGCA GTAGTACCGTTGTCAGCACACAGCGTTCACAAG ATCATTTCCATGTCTTTGTTGGTGATCTCAGTCCAGAAATTACAACTGAAGATATAAAAGCTGCTTTTGCACCATTTGGAAGAATATC AGTATCTCTGAAGAATGGACAGAATTGCCCTGGCTAA